A genome region from Pseudomonas sp. S06B 330 includes the following:
- a CDS encoding YajG family lipoprotein, whose amino-acid sequence MLQRLLFGLIAVTSLTLVGCAHSPQQLSPQPKLTAQLAPVGHGQPVVVKVVDGRASQTLGTRGGLYPETSAITVTGNDILPKLQAQAEAAVRLLGFTPTPNAYNAPQLTVTLAELKYQSPKEGMYVTEATIGATFKADVSNANRRYSGRYGASLDQRFGMAPNQETNTKLVGDVLSDALTRLFKDQAIGQILGE is encoded by the coding sequence ATGTTGCAACGTTTGTTGTTCGGTTTGATCGCGGTGACCAGTCTAACGCTGGTCGGTTGTGCCCACAGCCCGCAACAACTCAGCCCGCAACCAAAACTCACCGCTCAGCTGGCGCCGGTCGGTCACGGCCAGCCAGTGGTGGTCAAGGTGGTCGATGGCCGTGCTTCGCAAACCCTGGGCACCCGTGGTGGCCTGTACCCTGAAACCAGCGCGATTACCGTGACCGGCAACGACATCCTGCCAAAACTGCAAGCCCAGGCCGAAGCGGCCGTACGTTTGCTCGGCTTCACCCCGACGCCGAACGCCTACAATGCGCCGCAGCTGACCGTGACCCTGGCCGAGCTGAAGTACCAGTCGCCCAAAGAAGGCATGTACGTCACTGAAGCCACCATCGGCGCGACCTTCAAGGCTGACGTGTCTAATGCCAATCGTCGCTACAGCGGCCGTTATGGCGCGTCCCTGGACCAGCGCTTCGGCATGGCGCCGAACCAGGAAACCAACACCAAGTTGGTCGGCGATGTCCTCAGTGACGCCCTGACCCGTCTGTTCAAGGATCAGGCAATCGGCCAGATCCTCGGCGAGTAA